The Caenorhabditis elegans chromosome II genome has a segment encoding these proteins:
- the F42A8.1 gene encoding uncharacterized protein (Confirmed by transcript evidence), whose translation MQNNLVLLILSILSIFEVSAYSNVEKGAAARARCWTSGNGRPAQWWQEGDQVTRGKYFYECRRGQLEPLGCLSSTEEKIPLGHTFQQDRYEFICQLGSDGYIEFGYSACVGTDGRTYQKGETWTDAKNTYYYRCRDDGRVVKTTIEGCIAHDKQRRVPLGQTDDFNGYTYKCQQKTTGVVQMCSVGCIHEGTRYTVGQQYRDGDYLFYCKLQGGKCTKQCIGCVAGGQDLYDGQRYKRDGTTYQCEIRPGKRSHRAVGCSIVENGRDINKVIGCRWYEQNPDWKIEKTCETDGDNKTKVTTVGCIYKYKGFDRIFLEPGKYTIWNLPKQKDSSVGLACRKTADGAELVIFDVAQLERNTSGLKYDLPRGK comes from the exons atgcaGAACAACTTGGTTCTACTTATCCTCTcgattctttcaattttcgaggTTTCGGCCTATTCAAATGTCGAAAAAGGAGCTGCAGCTAGAGCTag ATGTTGGACAAGCGGGAACGGACGGCCAGCTCAATGGTGGCAGGAAGGAGACCAAGTGACACGTGGAAAATACTTTTATGAGTGTAGACGTGGACAGTTGGAGCCACTTGGATGTCTGTCAAGCACAGAGGAAAAGATTCCACTTGGACATACTTTCCAACAAGATAGATATGAGTTCATTTGCCAACTTG GAAGCGACGGTTATATCGAATTCGGCTACAGCGCATGTGTCGGCACAGATGGACGTACCTATCAAAAAGGAGAGACTTGGACCGATGCCAAG AACACTTACTACTACCGTTGCCGTGACGATGGTCGTGTTGTCAAAACGACAATTGAAGGATGCATTGCCCATGATAAGCAACGACGTGTCCCACTTGGTCAGACAGACGATTTCAACGGATACAC ttataaATGCCAACAAAAAACTACTGGAGTCGTTCAAATGTGCAGTGTTGGATGTATTCATGAGGGAACTCGATACACTGTTGGACAACAATACAGA GACGGAGACTACCTCTTCTATTGCAAGTTGCAAGGTGGAAAGTGTACGAAGCAGTGCATCGGATGTGTTGCTGGTGGACAAGACTTGTATGATGGACAACGGTACAAAAGAGATGGAACCACTTATCAGTGCGAG ATCCGTCCAGGAAAACGAAGCCACCGTGCCGTCGGATGCTCGATTGTTGAAAATGGTCGTGACATTAACAAGGTGATCGGATGTAGATGGTATGAGCAGAACCCAGACTGGAAGATCGAGAAGACCTGCGAAACTGACGGAGATAACAAGACAAAGGTCACCACAGTTGGATGCATCTATAAATACAAGGGATTCGATCGAATTTTCCTTGAGCCAGGAAAGTACACAATTTGGAATCTTCCAAAACAAAAGGATTCATCAGTTGGACTTGCTTGCCGAAAGACTGCTGACGGTGCCGAGTTGGTGATCTTCGATGTGGCACAGTTGGAAAGGAATACGTCTGGACTTAAGTACgatttgccacgtggcaaataA
- the ttll-12 gene encoding Tubulin--tyrosine ligase-like protein 12 (Confirmed by transcript evidence) → MSEDRSAYPFSTFLDQHSGQLNASDVPPELWHSLYKKLSDQTFDAGDHFQIICEMNEDDEKTLFVRALEDLHNNDEDNIFLIDHFMSFSSESARKCVESTEGLVERLAGLFGIDTDSTEEVDETVEKIETSVEKEEAEHAKKISSETGNLPRHESVDARLSSYSVDDPKNELTEKVLKALWKYSQTYSVSYQLDNGEIEKKSVWYVMDDFGTRVRHSTEPNVRIVPLMFLPQNCAYSIMFLTKPVNTDEEIMMDWASNVITAQHPEWRKYIEQPWAAQDFSKETMIPDAPTLEYFTSGRNPDFLAGPTEQQTCQSAIFTSLPILKKRKIKVYADDTQLTEHLKNHKVEYVDDIKKADVIWMIKHFHDYKQLSEENPCGMINQFPFESCITVKDLLAACAMRDPAKNDWYQLTYNLNTQLPEFVARFQNRELNGQHNVWIVKPWNLARGMDMTVTEDLNQIIRMIETGPKIVCEYIPRPLLFPRPDNGNKVKFDLRYIVFLNGIAPVTAYVYNRFWIRFAINEFSLSNFEDVETHFTVFNYLDKEKILQMKCENFIETIEKAYPRIQWSEVQKDINLTIRKAIEAAAKEEAPRGVAPNVQSRAMYGVDIMLQHGDNDVIKSTLLEINFMPDTTRACQYYPDFADTVFETLFLDEIDPTKVTPI, encoded by the exons ATGTCCGAAGACCGTTCTGCCTACCCATTCAGCACTTTTCTCGACCAACATTCTGGTCAACTAAATGCATCGGATGTTCCACCTGAACTTTGGCATAGTCTTTATAAAAAACTGTCGGATCAGACGTTTGATGCTGGGGATcactttcaaattatttgtgAGATGAATGAAGATGATGAGAAGACGCTTTTCGTCAGAGCTCTCGAGGATTTGCATAATAATGATGAGGATAA tattttcctTATCGATCATTTCATGTCATTCTCATCAGAATCTGCTCGGAAGTGTGTTGAATCGACAGAAGGACTCGTTGAAAGACTCGCCGGCCTTTTCGGTATTGAT accGACTCCACCGAGGAAGTAGATGAAACTGTCGAGAAAATCGAGACTTCcgttgaaaaagaagaagctgagCACGCAAAGAAGATTAGCTCTGAAACTGGTAACCTGCCACGTCATGAGTCAGTCGATGCTCGTCTCTCCTCTTATTCGGTCGATGATCCCAAAAATGAGCTGACCGAGAAAGTATTGAAAGCTCTGTGGAAATATTCTCAGACCTATTCCGTAAGCTATCAGTTGGATAATggagaaattgagaagaaaagtGTTTGGTACGTGATGGATGACTTTGGAACTCGTGTTCGGCACTCTACCGAGCCAAATGTTCGAATCGTTCCATTGATGTTCCTTCCACAAAATTGTGCATATAGTATCATGTTTCTCACGAAACCAGTAAACACTGATGAAGAGATCATGATGGATTGGGCTTCCAATGTTATCACAGCTCAACATCCAGAATGGAGAAAATACATCGAACAACCGTGGGCTGCGCAGGATTTCTCGAAAGAGACTATGATTCCGGATGCACCGACGCTTGAATACTTCACTTCTGGAAGGAATCCTGACTTTTTGGCTGGTCCAACTGAGCAACAGACTTGCCAATCGGCTATTTTCACTTCATTGCCAATTttgaagaagagaaaaattaAG GTCTACGCTGACGATACACAACTGACCGAGCATCTTAAAAACCACAAAGTTGAATATGTGGATGATATAAAAAAGGCTGACGTTATTTGGATGATCAAACATTTCCATGATTACAAGCAACTTTCGGAGGAAAATCCATGTGGAATGATCAATCAATTCCCATTCGAATCTTGCATCACTGTCAAGGATCTTCTGGCTGCTTGTGCAATGAGAGATCCTGCAAAGAACGATTGGTATCAGTTGACATACAATTTGAACACTCAACTACCGGAATTCGTGGCGAGATTTCAAAATCGTGAGCTCAACGGACAGCATAATGTATGGATCGTGAAGCCGTGGAATTTGGCACGTGGAATGGATATGACAGTGACTGAAGATTTGAATCAAATTATTCGAATGATTGAGACTGGGCCCAAGATTGTCTGCGAGTACATTCCTCGCCCATTGTTGTTCCCAAGGCCTGATAACGGGAATAAGGTGAAATTCGATCTTCGATACATCGTTTTCCTTAATGGAATTGCACCAGTTACTGCATACGTCTACAATAGATTCTGGATTCGATTCGCTATTAA cgaattcaGTTTATCTAACTTCGAGGATGTGGAGACTCATTTCACTGTATTCAATTATTTGGACAAAgagaaaattcttcaaatgaaATGcgaaaactttattgaaactattgaaaaagcTTATCCGAGGATTCAATGGAGTGAAGTACAGAAAGATATCAATTTAACCATTCGCAAGGCAATCGAAGCAGCTGCAAA AGAAGAAGCTCCACGAGGAGTTGCTCCAAATGTCCAATCCCGTGCAATGTACGGTGTTGATATTATGCTTCAACACGGAGACAATGACGTCATCAAATCCACTCTCCTCGAGATTAATTTCATGCCGGACACCACTCGAGCATGCCAGTATTATCCAGATTTTGCTGACACTGTTTTTGAGACGCTTTTCCTGGATGAAATCGATCCAACCAAAGTCACACCAATCTAA